A genomic window from Pagrus major chromosome 23, Pma_NU_1.0 includes:
- the yipf2 gene encoding protein YIPF2, with protein MASPNDLQFQEFEEAAELLSVDPGASTLSMSASNTTTAAAAGGGGEEVKLDLSEDEEGQEESSELLGGQKASGGFWTFEYYQSFFNVDTVQVLDRVKGSVMPLPGRNFIKHHLRSNPDLYGPFWICVTLVFSVAISGNLSVFLSHMGNPAFHYRPQFHKVTIAAVVIFLYAWLVPIGLWGFLTWRQGTERQIGGYSFLETVCVYGYSLFIYIPTSVLWIIPYEWLRWTLILVAILISGSVLVLTFWPVVRDDTKVMAVATVATIVVLHTLLAIGCKMYFFQTAVLSPIPTAPTAPPAHITLVTQTH; from the exons ATGGCCAGTCCAAATGATCTACAGTTCCAAG AGTTTGAGGAAGcagcagagctgctgtctgtagACCCGGGGGCCTCCACACTCAGCATGTCTGCCTCAAACACcaccactgcagcagcagcaggaggaggaggagaggaggtgaaactAGACCTctcagaggatgaggagggtCAGGAGGAGAGCTCTGAG CTGTTAGGAGGACAAAAAGCAAGCGGTGGCTTCTGGACTTTTGAGTACTATCAGTCTTTCTTCAACGTGGACACAGTGCAG GTCCTGGACAGAGTGAAGGGGTCAGTGATGCCATTACCTGGAAGAAACTTTATCAAACACCACCTTAGGAGTAACCCAGATCTATATG gtccATTCTGGATCTGTGTCACGCTGGTTTTCTCGGTCGCCATCAGTGGGAACTTGTCCGTCTTCCTCAGTCACATGGGAAACCCTGCGTTCCACTACAGACCACAGTTCCACAAAG TGACGATAGCTGCAGTCGTCATCTTCTTGTATGCCTGGCTGGTGCCCATTGGTTTATGGGGTTTCCTGACCTGGCGGCAAGGGACTGAGAGGCAGATTGGAGGCTATTCCTTCCTGGAGACTGTTTGCGTCTACGGCTACTCCCTCTTCATCTATATCCCCACCTCG GTTTTGTGGATCATTCCATATGAGTGGTTGCGCTGGACACTGATCCTGGTTGCCATACTGATCTCCGGTTCAGTCCTGGTGCTCACCTTCTGGCCCGTTGTCCGTGACGACACCAAGGTGATGGCCGTGGCTACAGTTGCAACGATAGTAGTTTTGCACACGCTGCTGGCTATCGGCTGTAAG ATGTACTTCTTCCAGACTGCAGTCCTTTCACCAATTCCAACAGCTCCAACAGCCCCCCCAGCTCACATTACACTGGTCACCCAGACCCACTGA